In the genome of Campylobacter concisus, one region contains:
- a CDS encoding RNB domain-containing ribonuclease — MKEFLTSLLVGIKEKEVSNEDKEILRNLLNLGAVSSHKDKFYLNNGYVCGKLDISQNATGFIMPFDKRFKQDIIVENKNLNNSHLGDIVLAKLLPLKKKRQSAKIVMSLKLANETSVVYTKRFGAAILGVNLKTGLSTTLKATQKSLKMLPLGTLLKVNNLNNEIVEVLGNLEDPLSDEKISLAIYNKNDKFSEACELEAKAFGDEVDASMYPNRVDLRNLEFCTIDPVDAKDFDDAIYFDEKKREIYVAIADVSEYVTAYSAIDSEAKKRGFSIYFPHISVPMLPRALSENICSLKPNVPRLAFCFKISLDANNEVKKEELFEAIILSKRRFNYDEIDEILEGKRECEISWIKPLFKPTTKLRKKRLLHAFDFRTKELRMSLDEEGQISQTRFESDSDSHRLVEDCMLLANKAAAKLITKGVFRNHASPDFKKIDTLLEDLQLLGLDFTYESDLANLIRKIQIKADELGNREEIDKLIIKSQKKAEYSSENLGHFGLGFDRYTHFTSPIRRYSDLILHRLLKAKISKDEKLYNFLLLNIQSTCANLSELEREADKVAYDFMDRKFARWAAANIGKEVRCYVSENQNVLVAKLDDHFVGARIFITGYSANLLQKLVVKITEADIASAKIFAKVVRKIDV; from the coding sequence GTGAAAGAATTTCTAACCTCACTACTAGTTGGCATCAAGGAAAAAGAAGTTTCAAACGAAGATAAAGAGATTTTACGAAATCTCTTAAATCTTGGTGCCGTAAGCTCCCATAAAGATAAATTTTACCTAAACAATGGCTACGTCTGCGGCAAGCTAGACATCAGTCAAAACGCAACTGGCTTTATCATGCCGTTTGATAAACGCTTCAAGCAAGACATAATCGTAGAAAATAAAAATTTAAACAATTCTCACCTTGGCGATATCGTGTTAGCAAAGCTTTTGCCGCTTAAGAAAAAACGCCAAAGCGCTAAAATAGTAATGAGCCTAAAGCTTGCCAATGAGACAAGTGTGGTCTATACAAAACGCTTTGGAGCGGCCATTTTAGGAGTAAATTTAAAAACAGGGCTAAGCACGACCTTAAAAGCGACTCAAAAAAGCCTAAAGATGCTCCCACTTGGGACGCTACTTAAGGTAAACAACCTAAATAACGAAATAGTCGAGGTTTTAGGAAATTTAGAAGATCCATTAAGCGATGAGAAAATTTCGCTTGCTATCTATAATAAAAACGATAAATTTAGCGAGGCTTGTGAGCTTGAGGCAAAGGCTTTTGGCGACGAAGTCGATGCTAGCATGTATCCAAATAGAGTTGATCTAAGAAATTTAGAGTTTTGCACGATCGATCCAGTCGATGCCAAAGACTTTGATGACGCCATATATTTTGATGAGAAAAAGCGTGAAATTTACGTCGCAATCGCTGATGTAAGCGAGTATGTGACCGCATATAGCGCCATTGATAGCGAGGCTAAAAAAAGAGGCTTTTCTATCTACTTTCCGCACATCTCAGTACCGATGTTGCCGCGCGCGCTTAGTGAAAATATCTGCTCGCTAAAGCCAAATGTACCGCGCCTTGCATTTTGTTTTAAAATTTCACTTGATGCAAACAACGAGGTAAAAAAAGAGGAGCTTTTTGAAGCGATTATCCTTTCAAAAAGGCGCTTTAACTACGATGAGATCGATGAAATTTTAGAAGGCAAAAGAGAGTGTGAAATTTCATGGATCAAGCCACTTTTTAAACCCACCACAAAGCTTCGCAAAAAAAGGCTTTTGCATGCATTTGACTTTAGGACAAAAGAGCTTAGAATGAGTCTTGATGAAGAGGGTCAAATTTCTCAAACTAGGTTTGAAAGTGACTCCGACTCACATAGACTTGTCGAGGACTGCATGCTTTTAGCAAATAAAGCTGCCGCAAAGCTCATCACAAAGGGCGTTTTTAGAAACCACGCTTCGCCTGATTTTAAAAAGATAGATACCTTGCTTGAAGATTTACAACTTTTGGGGCTTGACTTTACCTACGAGAGTGATCTTGCAAATTTGATAAGAAAGATCCAAATAAAAGCCGACGAGCTAGGCAACCGTGAAGAGATAGATAAGCTCATCATCAAGTCTCAAAAAAAAGCTGAGTACTCAAGTGAAAATTTAGGCCACTTCGGGCTTGGATTTGATAGATACACACACTTTACAAGCCCTATTAGACGCTATTCTGACCTTATTTTGCACAGACTTTTAAAGGCTAAAATTTCAAAAGATGAGAAGCTTTACAACTTCTTGCTTTTAAACATCCAAAGCACCTGCGCAAATTTAAGCGAACTTGAAAGAGAAGCCGACAAGGTAGCCTACGACTTTATGGATAGGAAATTTGCACGCTGGGCAGCCGCAAACATTGGCAAAGAGGTGCGTTGCTACGTGAGCGAAAACCAAAATGTCTTGGTTGCCAAGCTTGATGATCATTTTGTTGGAGCTAGGATTTTCATAACAGGATACAGCGCAAATTTACTCCAAAAACTTGTCGTCAAGATCACAGAGGCCGACATCGCAAGTGCTAAAATTTTTGCAAAAGTAGTAAGAAAGATCGATGTATAG
- a CDS encoding HDOD domain-containing protein — protein MNESVFKKIKALPPLDDTVIQIQRLHADENSSISDLTKVVEKDPMLTANILRSANSPLYGFSQEITTIARAISLFGMATIRGFALSSTIKKSFSINLEPYGITTQDFLNISIIQNALMYNWHSKVNPKSLEILSPASFMLEIGKIVLAHELAENKQDTEFREKLKNISSPIDLALFETEILDMSNEEVTAKIFEQWNLETELSSSILYSNNPEEAPDHIKDYAKALKVIKTAVNIFNQLDDISIQNTLPLLDEYGFGHDTFLMAVAKVKDNL, from the coding sequence ATGAATGAATCAGTTTTTAAAAAAATCAAAGCACTTCCACCATTAGATGACACAGTTATACAAATTCAACGCTTACATGCGGATGAAAACAGCTCAATAAGTGATCTTACAAAAGTGGTCGAAAAGGATCCGATGCTAACAGCAAATATCTTGCGTTCAGCAAACTCTCCACTTTATGGGTTTTCTCAAGAGATCACAACCATCGCAAGAGCTATTTCTCTTTTTGGTATGGCTACTATTCGAGGTTTTGCGCTTTCAAGCACGATTAAAAAGAGCTTTTCTATAAATTTAGAGCCTTATGGCATTACTACACAAGATTTTTTAAATATCTCGATAATACAAAATGCACTGATGTACAATTGGCATTCTAAAGTTAATCCTAAAAGCTTAGAAATTCTCTCTCCAGCTTCATTTATGCTTGAGATTGGCAAGATAGTTCTTGCTCACGAATTAGCCGAAAATAAACAAGACACCGAATTTAGAGAAAAACTTAAAAATATATCTAGCCCAATCGATCTTGCCCTATTTGAAACAGAAATTTTAGATATGTCAAATGAAGAAGTTACTGCTAAAATTTTTGAACAATGGAACCTTGAAACAGAGCTTAGCAGCTCAATACTCTATTCAAATAATCCAGAAGAGGCACCAGATCATATAAAAGATTACGCAAAAGCCCTAAAAGTGATAAAAACAGCTGTAAATATCTTTAATCAACTTGATGATATAAGCATACAAAATACCCTACCTCTTCTTGACGAATACGGCTTTGGACATGATACGTTTTTAATGGCTGTCGCTAAAGTCAAAGATAATTTGTGA